Genomic window (Candidatus Cloacimonas sp.):
TTATAATCCTGAAATCCTTGTATTTAAAAATAATCCTTTACCTTTAGCTTTACCATAATTGCAAAATGGATAAAGCAGTTTCAAACTGCTGGATATAGTTATCTTGCGGGTTCAGTTCAATGATCACCTTCAGGTTTTTCCCTGCATCAAAGCGAAAAGGCCGGTCAACTTTGGAAACAAAGTGCAATAACTTTTCTTTGGCGGGCAGATTTTTCGCGTCAAATTCCAAAATTAGGGAATTGCTTTTCACCTGGCAGTCCTTGAGGGCGATTTTCTTTGCCAACTGGCTTAATTTAAAATAGCTTAGCAGCCATAATGCCTGTTCTGGGATGGGACCAAAACGGTCTAAAAGTTCCACTTCCAATTCATCTATATCTTTTAGAGATTCCAATTCGCTTAAGCGTTTATAAATTCGCAGTCGTTCTTTGTCGTCATCAATGTAATTGGGAGGGAAATAAAGGTCTATCTCGGTTCTTACTATCCGTCCTGTATCCGGTGTTTCGTCCATTAGCAAATTGGGTGTTTCGCCTTTTTCCACTGCTTGGATGGCATTGCCCAAAATGCGATTGTAATAATTAAAGCCAATTGCCTGGATGATGCCGCTTTGTTTGGTTCCCAAAATAGTTCCCGCGCCGCGTAATTCCAGATCGCGTAAAGCCACTTGAAAACCAGCGCCCAAATAATCATATTGAGTTAACGCTTCCAGTCGTTTTCTGGCAATGGAGGTAGTGCCTTTGGAAATTAGCAAATAAGCATAAGCTCTTCTATTGCTGCGTCCCACTCTTCCGCGCATTTGATAGAGCTGAGCCAAACCAAAATTATCGGCATTGTCTATTAAAATGGTATTGGCATTAGGAATATCTATCCCATTTTCGATGATGGTTGTGGAAATAAGCACTTGATATTCTTTATTTAAAAAAGCGTCCATCACTTTTTCCAAATGCTGTTCAGGCATTTGAGCATGCCCAACGATAAAACGAACTTTGGGCATTGCTTCTCTTAATTCCGCGGCAATTGTCTCGATGGTCTGCACGCGGTTATGAATGAAAAATACCTGTCCACCCCGGTCAATTTCGCGTCGGATGGCATCTTTGATTACTTCCATATCACGCGGGGTAATAATAGTTCTAACAGGTAATCTTTCTTTGGGCGAGGTCTGAATCAAGGAAATTTCTTTCAATTTGGAAAGTGCCATATTCAAAGTCCGCGGAATGGGCGTGGCGCTCATATAAAGAGTATCCACATTACTTTGTAAAGACCTCAATTTTTCTTTATGCCGCACTCCGAAACGGTGTTCTTCATCTATGATCAAGAGCCCAAGTTTTTTAAATTGGACATCGTTGGAAAGTAAACGATGGGTTCCGATGGCGATATCTATGGAGCCACTTTTTAGCCCTAAGAGGTCTTTTTTCATAGCGGCGGAATTGCGGAAACGACTAAACATAGCAATTTTAACTGGATACTGAGCAAGACGCTCTCTAAAAACTCTCCAATGCTGTTCAACTAATAAAGTTGTAGGTGCTAAAACAACAACTTGATAGCCACTGCAAATAGCTTTAAAAGCTGCCCGGATGGCAACTTCCGTTTTTCCAAAACCAACATCTCCACAAAGCAATCTTTCCATCGGAGCTACAAGTTCCATATCCTCTTTAATTTCTTTCGTTGCTTTGCGTTGATCAGGCGTATCTTCATAAATAAATGATTCTTCCAGTTCTTTTTGCCATTCTGTGTCCGGTTGATGAGCAATTCCTAAGTGCGAACTGCGTTCGGCATATAATTTTACGATATCGGCGGCGATAAGTTCAATTTGCTGAGCGGCTTTGCGTTTAGTATTATTCCATTTGGAGCTGCCCAACTTACTTAAAACTGGTTTAGCGCTTTCTTCAGCTACATATTTGGTAACTAAAGAGAGCTGATAGGTGGGAACATAAACTCTGTCATCATTGGCATAGCGTAAAACAAGACATTCAACTTCCGAACCGTCCAGACGAATTATTTTCAGCCCTTCAAAAATGCCAATGCCATGATCTATATGAACCACATAATCTCCCGGTTTGAGGTCTTCATAATCTACAATGGTTTCACCGGGTGCATAACGCGGAGTATAGCGTCTGCTTTTATAGCGGTTAAAAATTTCGTGATCAGTCCATAAATTTAAGTGGCAATCAGTAAGCGAAAAACCTTCATGCAAAACCCCGATAAATTCCGTAAATGGAGCTCCACCAATAGATTGTTGCAGACGCTTTGCCTGGCTTTGATTGTCAAATAACAAAAAATTTAACCAGCCCTCTTTTTGTTTTTCTTGCAGGGTTTCTGTCAGCATAGTTAAATCTGATTCAAAATTTGGTTGAACTTCCAAGGGAGCGCGGATATTGAGGGTAGGAAAAGAAAGTTCAAATTCACTTTGAGATAAGTATAAATTATCGCTGTTCTTTTTGAGGTGAGAAAGAGCGTCCCAATCAGCAAACATTTGTTCCGGACGCGGAACTCTGCCTCTACCTTGAATTTTGGCTTCCTTTTTCCAAGTAGAAAGCGCCTGTTCAAAAAGGGCTTCATACTCTTCTTTGGCGTAAAAATAATTGTTCCAGATTAGGATGCGGTTATCGCTGGCAAAATAATCGGCAAAGGTCTGTAACTCTTTACAAAGCAGAGCGTAATAATTTTCTATGCCTTCATAAAAACCCTGGTCGCGAATTTTCGTAATAATGGGTGAGCCACTGTCTATATCACTTAAAGCAAGTTCCCTGGCAGGCAGGACGGTATATTCCGTTAAATATTCTTCCACACTGCGTTGCGTGGCAATGGAAAAAACCCTGATGCCAATAATTTCATCACCCCAAAATTCCAAACGCACAGGATTAACCATAGGAGGTGAAAAAATATCAATAATGCCACCTCTCTTGGCTGCCTGAAAGACCTTGTTGACCTGATATTGAATTTCGTAGCCCATATCGTAGAGATGATGAAGCAATGTATCAGGTTCATACTCCATACCTTGCTTCAAATGTAAAATATGGCGAGCAAGAATATCTCGGGAAGGTAAATAGCGTCCTAAAGTTCTTACTGAAAGCGAATAAATTCCGCTTTTGGAATTTTGCAAGGTAGAAAGGATGGTTTCCATTCGCGTTGCTCTGATGCTGTAATGAGGAGAGCGTTCTTCGTAAGGTAAAATTTCGTAATCGGGCAAATAATGTGCATTTTCTTTGCCAATAAGGACACACAGATCATCCCAGATATCTTCGGCGATGATATCATCCTGCGAAATGATGATGACATTTTTCTCGCTTCGTTGCCATAAATGAGCCGCTATTAATGCTCTGGCACTTTGATTGAGGTGGAAAATTTGGATAGACCTATCTCTTAAGGGAAGCTGTTGCACCCTTTGCATAAACTCGCTTTGTAACAGTCGGTCTTCTATCTTGGTATATAGCATTTAATGTCTCTCACCGATTACAGGGATTTATATTTAGTTAATTTTACATTACAGGTATTATGCGTTTTTATCACGAAAGGAGTTCGTAGGTAGCATAAAAGTTACTATGGACTCTGATACTTTCTAATTTGCTACTCTCCGAACGAAATTCTCTCACTTCAAAACTTCCACATAACTGCCTATAATTCTGGCTAATCTATTGCCAAAGGAAATGGTTAGCCGTGCATCAGGTCCATCACCATCCACACTTAAAATAACCCCCATTCCGTATTCAGTATGATAAACTTTCTGCCCGATTTTATAATGTTTTTGGCTTTCCG
Coding sequences:
- the mfd gene encoding transcription-repair coupling factor, with protein sequence MLYTKIEDRLLQSEFMQRVQQLPLRDRSIQIFHLNQSARALIAAHLWQRSEKNVIIISQDDIIAEDIWDDLCVLIGKENAHYLPDYEILPYEERSPHYSIRATRMETILSTLQNSKSGIYSLSVRTLGRYLPSRDILARHILHLKQGMEYEPDTLLHHLYDMGYEIQYQVNKVFQAAKRGGIIDIFSPPMVNPVRLEFWGDEIIGIRVFSIATQRSVEEYLTEYTVLPARELALSDIDSGSPIITKIRDQGFYEGIENYYALLCKELQTFADYFASDNRILIWNNYFYAKEEYEALFEQALSTWKKEAKIQGRGRVPRPEQMFADWDALSHLKKNSDNLYLSQSEFELSFPTLNIRAPLEVQPNFESDLTMLTETLQEKQKEGWLNFLLFDNQSQAKRLQQSIGGAPFTEFIGVLHEGFSLTDCHLNLWTDHEIFNRYKSRRYTPRYAPGETIVDYEDLKPGDYVVHIDHGIGIFEGLKIIRLDGSEVECLVLRYANDDRVYVPTYQLSLVTKYVAEESAKPVLSKLGSSKWNNTKRKAAQQIELIAADIVKLYAERSSHLGIAHQPDTEWQKELEESFIYEDTPDQRKATKEIKEDMELVAPMERLLCGDVGFGKTEVAIRAAFKAICSGYQVVVLAPTTLLVEQHWRVFRERLAQYPVKIAMFSRFRNSAAMKKDLLGLKSGSIDIAIGTHRLLSNDVQFKKLGLLIIDEEHRFGVRHKEKLRSLQSNVDTLYMSATPIPRTLNMALSKLKEISLIQTSPKERLPVRTIITPRDMEVIKDAIRREIDRGGQVFFIHNRVQTIETIAAELREAMPKVRFIVGHAQMPEQHLEKVMDAFLNKEYQVLISTTIIENGIDIPNANTILIDNADNFGLAQLYQMRGRVGRSNRRAYAYLLISKGTTSIARKRLEALTQYDYLGAGFQVALRDLELRGAGTILGTKQSGIIQAIGFNYYNRILGNAIQAVEKGETPNLLMDETPDTGRIVRTEIDLYFPPNYIDDDKERLRIYKRLSELESLKDIDELEVELLDRFGPIPEQALWLLSYFKLSQLAKKIALKDCQVKSNSLILEFDAKNLPAKEKLLHFVSKVDRPFRFDAGKNLKVIIELNPQDNYIQQFETALSILQLW